Proteins from a single region of Desulfovibrio sp. Huiquan2017:
- a CDS encoding MTH1187 family thiamine-binding protein produces the protein MSCVATFSIFPLERPDQGSFAPYVARTIEIVRESGLPYELGAMGTVLEGDLDRIMETIKHCHDDMRKECGRVYLSLTVDSRSGESGRMHGKVDSVGELLK, from the coding sequence ATGAGTTGTGTAGCCACCTTCAGCATATTCCCGCTGGAACGGCCCGATCAGGGGTCATTCGCCCCATATGTGGCGCGGACCATCGAGATCGTCCGGGAATCCGGACTGCCCTACGAACTCGGTGCCATGGGCACCGTTCTCGAAGGCGATCTCGATCGAATCATGGAAACCATCAAGCACTGTCACGACGACATGCGCAAGGAATGTGGCCGAGTCTACCTGAGCCTGACCGTGGATTCCCGCTCCGGCGAATCCGGACGCATGCACGGCAAGGTGGACAGCGTCGGGGAGCTGCTGAAATGA
- the thiM gene encoding hydroxyethylthiazole kinase yields MSAPEELIKAIWKDVCEVRRQTPLIVNITNYVVTNNTANSLLALGASPAMNHVAEDLPGLVDLAGALVVNIGTLADDYVEGMHVAMAQANDMGMPVILDPVAAGVNALRTDTCLEFLEKYHPDIVRGNASEIMALAGEDGRPKGVDTSMEVNEARGAARELNRRYGCVVLVSGETDLVVGADRETRLAGGSAMMPRVTGLGCTCTALAGAFAAVQRDFFQAAVDTAAAMDIAGEMAAEHSPGPGSLQMHLQDALYLLDEEAIRNRLKVVAS; encoded by the coding sequence ATGAGTGCCCCCGAAGAACTTATCAAGGCCATATGGAAGGACGTCTGCGAAGTCCGCAGGCAGACGCCGCTCATCGTCAACATCACCAACTACGTGGTCACGAACAATACGGCCAATTCCCTGCTTGCCCTGGGCGCGTCCCCGGCCATGAACCATGTGGCCGAAGACCTGCCCGGTCTGGTGGACCTGGCCGGAGCCCTGGTGGTCAACATCGGCACCCTGGCCGACGACTACGTGGAGGGCATGCACGTGGCCATGGCCCAGGCCAACGACATGGGCATGCCCGTGATCCTCGATCCGGTGGCCGCCGGGGTGAACGCCCTTCGGACAGACACCTGTTTGGAATTTTTGGAGAAGTATCATCCCGACATAGTTCGGGGCAATGCCTCGGAAATCATGGCCCTGGCCGGCGAGGACGGTCGGCCCAAGGGAGTGGATACCTCCATGGAAGTGAACGAGGCCCGGGGCGCGGCCAGAGAACTGAACAGGCGCTACGGCTGCGTGGTCCTGGTCAGCGGTGAAACCGACCTGGTGGTCGGCGCGGACCGTGAAACGCGTCTGGCCGGCGGTTCGGCCATGATGCCGCGCGTGACCGGACTGGGCTGCACCTGCACCGCGCTGGCAGGTGCGTTCGCCGCCGTCCAACGCGACTTCTTCCAGGCCGCCGTGGACACCGCCGCAGCCATGGACATTGCGGGCGAAATGGCCGCCGAACACTCGCCGGGACCCGGCAGCCTCCAGATGCACCTCCAGGATGCCCTCTACCTCCTGGACGAGGAAGCCATACGGAACCGCCTCAAGGTGGTGGCGTCATGA
- the thiE gene encoding thiamine phosphate synthase, giving the protein MRTEDLLVYLVTDRSLCLGRPLEEVVAQAAEGGCTMVQLREKTADTGEFVELARALHKLLKPLSIPLLINDRVDVALAAGVEGVHVGQSDMRPEDVRRILGPNAILGLSVDTEAELLDAQNRPVDYLGIGPAYPTQTKKDVKGSPWGPEGLRRAVRQSAIPLVAIGGVQRDNVRAVAGSGVAGIAVVSAICSASSPAEAARELAYAMKEGAR; this is encoded by the coding sequence ATGAGAACCGAAGACCTGCTCGTCTATCTCGTCACGGACCGCAGCCTCTGCCTGGGACGCCCCCTCGAAGAGGTAGTGGCCCAAGCCGCCGAGGGCGGCTGCACCATGGTCCAGTTGCGCGAAAAGACGGCCGACACCGGGGAATTCGTCGAGTTGGCCCGCGCCCTGCACAAACTGCTCAAGCCGTTGTCCATCCCCCTGCTCATCAACGACCGCGTGGACGTGGCCCTGGCCGCCGGGGTCGAGGGCGTGCATGTGGGCCAATCGGACATGCGTCCCGAGGATGTTCGCCGGATCCTCGGTCCGAACGCCATTCTCGGCCTGTCCGTGGACACCGAAGCCGAACTCCTGGATGCCCAGAACCGGCCCGTGGATTACCTCGGCATCGGCCCGGCCTACCCCACCCAGACCAAGAAGGATGTCAAGGGTTCGCCGTGGGGACCGGAAGGGCTCAGGCGCGCGGTCCGGCAATCCGCCATCCCGCTGGTGGCTATCGGCGGCGTGCAGCGCGACAACGTCCGGGCCGTGGCAGGTTCGGGCGTGGCGGGCATCGCCGTGGTTTCGGCCATCTGTTCCGCGTCTTCGCCCGCTGAAGCCGCGCGCGAACTGGCCTACGCCATGAAGGAAGGCGCGCGGTAA
- a CDS encoding response regulator transcription factor, translating into MKSNGPILIIDDDRKLRDLVVEYLEEYNFATATLPSGMKAVETIRSLAPSVIVLDVMMPGRNGLDVLRDIRVEFATPVIMLTAKGEDTDRIVGLELGADDYMAKPFNPRELLARIKAVLRRVNTGAERKTDTPVIHAGGLALTLSRQVLTIDRDEIELAPTEFRLLKALMAHADRTLTRDELMDMVWDKDFAAYDRSIDVHISKLRSQLRPYPAHAKRIRTVWGTGYMFVGE; encoded by the coding sequence ATGAAGAGCAACGGCCCGATCCTGATTATCGACGACGACCGCAAGCTGCGCGACCTCGTGGTCGAGTACCTGGAGGAATACAATTTCGCCACGGCCACCCTGCCCTCGGGCATGAAGGCGGTGGAGACCATCCGCTCGCTCGCCCCGAGCGTCATCGTCCTGGATGTGATGATGCCGGGCAGGAACGGGCTCGATGTCCTGCGCGACATCCGCGTCGAGTTCGCCACGCCGGTGATCATGCTCACGGCCAAGGGAGAGGATACCGACCGCATCGTCGGGCTCGAACTCGGGGCCGACGATTACATGGCCAAACCGTTCAACCCGCGCGAATTGCTGGCCCGGATCAAGGCCGTGCTCCGCCGGGTGAATACCGGCGCGGAACGCAAAACGGACACGCCGGTCATCCACGCGGGCGGGCTTGCCCTGACCCTCTCCCGCCAGGTCCTGACCATCGACCGGGACGAAATCGAGCTGGCGCCCACGGAGTTTCGGCTGCTCAAGGCGCTCATGGCCCACGCCGACCGCACCCTGACCCGGGACGAACTCATGGACATGGTCTGGGACAAGGACTTCGCGGCCTACGACCGGTCCATCGACGTGCATATTTCCAAACTCCGCTCCCAGCTCAGGCCGTACCCGGCCCACGCCAAGCGGATCAGGACCGTCTGGGGCACGGGCTACATGTTTGTGGGTGAATGA
- a CDS encoding HAMP domain-containing sensor histidine kinase — protein MMKVSRLYLKILLAFVLVLAVTIVGIGGLLKMGHMRPPLNRHALNRNGALKRIIGLEIDGAAELDPELRNRLNRILTIYANAFDGEAWIANERGEIVAQSYRTPPLDGGEELDLKLVTDQGDHVYFVSKGDQGSIYSYGPLKTPMGPLSVHLLNKWITRNEEIWFMEGLALMATVAALLLIPVSRRITRPMIQMTRSAQRLARGDFSPRVDENRKDEMGTLARTFNHMASSLEKMVRGGRELTANLSHELRSPLARIRVSQQIVLERLEAGRTDGVVKHVRRMEAEIDHMDSLIDQIMKLSKLDLQEPPPRADMVNMNEMLEEAAERVGPLTGGRSIRLQPHLAPVPFFRCRRQDLRIVLDNVLSNAVKYSQDNGRVDIHCEAERKNDQEAVVIRISNGYPDLTGEELEAVFAPFRRLGYDNVEGHGLGLAFARKIVEDHGGTIHAESVNGTFRVTIKLPLD, from the coding sequence ATGATGAAAGTCAGCCGGTTGTATCTCAAAATACTTCTCGCCTTCGTCCTGGTCCTGGCGGTGACCATAGTCGGCATCGGCGGACTGCTCAAGATGGGGCACATGCGTCCGCCCCTCAACCGTCATGCCCTCAACCGCAACGGGGCCCTCAAGCGGATCATCGGGCTGGAGATCGACGGAGCGGCCGAGCTCGACCCGGAACTCCGCAACCGCCTGAACCGCATCCTGACCATCTATGCCAACGCCTTTGACGGCGAGGCGTGGATCGCCAACGAACGCGGCGAGATCGTGGCCCAATCCTACCGCACCCCGCCTCTGGACGGCGGGGAAGAACTGGATCTCAAGCTGGTCACGGACCAGGGCGACCACGTCTACTTCGTGAGCAAGGGCGATCAAGGGTCCATCTATTCCTACGGCCCCCTGAAAACGCCGATGGGCCCCTTGTCCGTGCACCTGCTCAACAAGTGGATCACCCGCAACGAGGAAATCTGGTTCATGGAGGGGCTCGCCCTCATGGCCACGGTGGCCGCCCTGCTGCTCATCCCGGTGTCGCGGCGCATTACACGGCCCATGATCCAAATGACCCGGTCCGCACAGCGGTTGGCCCGGGGAGACTTTTCTCCGCGCGTGGACGAAAACCGCAAGGACGAGATGGGCACCCTGGCCCGGACCTTCAACCACATGGCCAGCAGCCTGGAAAAAATGGTCCGAGGCGGACGCGAACTGACTGCCAACCTCTCCCATGAACTGCGGTCCCCCCTGGCGCGCATCCGCGTCTCCCAGCAGATCGTCCTCGAACGGCTGGAAGCGGGCCGCACGGACGGTGTGGTCAAGCACGTCCGTCGCATGGAGGCGGAGATCGACCACATGGACTCGCTCATCGACCAGATCATGAAGCTGTCCAAGCTCGACCTCCAGGAACCCCCGCCGCGCGCGGACATGGTCAACATGAACGAAATGCTCGAAGAAGCCGCCGAACGGGTTGGCCCGCTCACGGGCGGGCGGTCCATCCGGCTCCAACCGCATCTCGCGCCCGTACCCTTCTTCCGTTGCCGCAGGCAGGATCTGCGCATCGTCCTGGACAATGTCCTGTCCAACGCGGTCAAGTACAGCCAGGACAACGGCCGTGTGGACATCCATTGCGAGGCCGAGCGCAAAAATGACCAGGAGGCCGTCGTCATCCGGATTTCCAACGGCTACCCCGATCTGACCGGCGAGGAACTGGAGGCGGTGTTCGCGCCGTTCCGACGGCTGGGCTACGACAACGTCGAGGGCCATGGCCTGGGCCTGGCCTTCGCCCGCAAGATCGTCGAGGACCACGGCGGGACCATCCACGCGGAAAGCGTAAACGGAACCTTCCGCGTGACCATCAAACTGCCCCTCGACT